In one Bradyrhizobium sp. 4 genomic region, the following are encoded:
- a CDS encoding aspartate aminotransferase family protein codes for MTNSAAPHLLPVFARSDLGFERGEGCWLIATSGERYLDFTSGVAVNALGHAHPALVAALQEQATKLWHMSNLFQSPDGEKLAARLCNESFADFVFFCNSGAEALECVIKVVRRYHAAKGHPDRYRMITFEGAFHGRTLATLAATGSAKYLEGFGPPMEGFDQVAHGGLDAVKKAIGPQTAGILIEPIQGEGGVRSATPAFLRALRQLCDEKGLLLAFDEVQTGMGRTGDLFAYRRLGVEPDVMSLAKALGGGFPIGACLATAEAASGMTPGSHGSTFGGNPLAISAANAVLDVMLKPGFFDHVQRMSLLLKQKLASVIDRHSDVVSEVRGEGLLIGIKAVVPSGDLVAALRAEKLLTVGAGDNVVRFLPPLIVTEAEIEDSVGRLERACTALSGNKRAAS; via the coding sequence ATGACTAACAGCGCAGCGCCGCATTTGCTCCCCGTTTTCGCCAGGTCCGACCTCGGTTTCGAGCGTGGCGAAGGCTGCTGGCTGATCGCGACCAGTGGCGAGCGCTATCTGGATTTCACCTCCGGGGTGGCGGTGAATGCGCTCGGCCATGCCCATCCGGCGCTGGTCGCGGCGTTGCAGGAGCAGGCCACGAAGCTCTGGCACATGTCGAACCTGTTCCAGAGCCCGGACGGCGAAAAGCTCGCCGCGCGCCTGTGCAATGAAAGTTTTGCGGATTTTGTGTTCTTCTGCAATTCCGGCGCCGAAGCGCTGGAATGCGTGATCAAGGTCGTGCGCCGTTATCACGCCGCGAAGGGCCATCCCGACCGTTATCGCATGATCACCTTCGAAGGCGCCTTCCATGGCCGCACGCTGGCGACACTTGCCGCGACGGGTTCGGCAAAATATCTCGAAGGTTTCGGCCCCCCGATGGAGGGCTTCGACCAGGTTGCGCATGGCGGTCTCGACGCGGTGAAAAAGGCGATCGGTCCGCAGACCGCCGGCATCCTGATCGAGCCGATCCAGGGCGAGGGCGGTGTGCGTTCGGCAACGCCCGCCTTCCTGAGGGCGTTGCGCCAGCTCTGCGACGAGAAGGGTCTGTTGCTCGCCTTCGACGAGGTGCAAACCGGCATGGGCCGCACCGGCGATCTGTTCGCGTACCGCCGCCTTGGCGTCGAACCCGACGTGATGTCGCTGGCCAAGGCGCTCGGCGGCGGTTTCCCGATCGGCGCCTGCCTTGCGACCGCGGAAGCGGCATCCGGCATGACGCCGGGCTCGCACGGCTCGACCTTCGGCGGCAATCCGCTCGCGATCTCGGCTGCGAATGCCGTGCTCGACGTCATGCTCAAGCCCGGCTTCTTCGATCACGTGCAGAGGATGTCGCTGCTGCTCAAGCAGAAGCTCGCCTCCGTGATCGACCGCCACTCTGATGTCGTCAGCGAAGTGCGCGGCGAGGGCCTCCTGATCGGCATCAAGGCCGTGGTGCCTTCGGGCGATCTCGTTGCAGCCTTGCGCGCAGAAAAGCTGCTCACCGTCGGGGCCGGCGACAATGTCGTGCGTTTCCTGCCGCCTTTGATCGTCACCGAAGCCGAGATCGAGGACAGCGTCGGGCGGCTCGAGCGCGCCTGCACGGCGTTGTCCGGCAACAAGCGGGCGGCAAGCTGA
- a CDS encoding GcrA family cell cycle regulator yields the protein MTVLTWSDDRVEQLKKLWEAGLSASQIAAELGNVTRNAVIGKVHRLGLSGRAKSPSSAAPRPRKARPAQHMMRVSRPISRGNTALAQAFEVEAEPDPVTYDNVVPMSQRLSLLELNEATCHWPVGDPSSPDFFFCGGRALSGLPYCAQHSRVAYQPASDRRRAPVKPGPR from the coding sequence ATGACGGTTTTGACCTGGTCCGATGATCGCGTCGAGCAGCTGAAAAAGCTCTGGGAGGCCGGACTTTCGGCCAGCCAGATCGCGGCGGAGCTCGGCAATGTGACCCGCAATGCCGTGATCGGCAAAGTGCACAGGCTCGGCCTTTCGGGCCGCGCCAAGAGCCCTTCATCGGCAGCGCCGCGGCCGCGCAAGGCGCGCCCCGCGCAGCACATGATGCGGGTGAGCCGCCCGATCTCGCGCGGCAACACCGCGCTGGCGCAGGCCTTCGAGGTCGAGGCTGAGCCGGATCCGGTCACCTATGACAACGTGGTGCCGATGAGCCAGCGGCTGTCGCTGCTGGAATTGAACGAGGCGACCTGCCACTGGCCGGTCGGCGATCCCTCGAGCCCGGACTTCTTCTTCTGCGGTGGACGGGCGCTGTCCGGCCTGCCCTATTGCGCCCAGCACTCGCGCGTCGCGTACCAGCCGGCGTCGGATCGGCGCCGCGCACCGGTGAAGCCGGGCCCGCGGTAA
- the phoB gene encoding phosphate regulon transcriptional regulator PhoB produces the protein MGARIMVVEDEEALTELLRYNLEGDGYDVETVMRGDDADTRLKEHIPDLIVLDWMLPGLSGIELCRRLRTRPETKQLPIIMLTARGEESERVRGLATGADDYIVKPFSVPELLARVKGLLRRASPERLATVLAFGDIELDRDKRRVARSGRPIDLGPTEYRLLEFFLEHPGRVFSREQLLDSVWGRDIYIDERTVDVHIGRLRKLLNLGREQDPIRTVRGAGYALDDRFAKAEQV, from the coding sequence ATGGGCGCACGCATTATGGTGGTTGAGGACGAGGAAGCCCTGACCGAGCTTCTCCGCTACAACCTCGAAGGCGACGGCTATGACGTCGAGACGGTGATGCGCGGCGACGACGCCGACACCCGCCTCAAGGAGCACATCCCCGATCTGATCGTGCTCGACTGGATGCTGCCGGGCCTGTCAGGCATCGAATTATGCCGGCGGCTTCGCACCCGTCCCGAGACCAAGCAGCTCCCGATCATCATGCTCACCGCGCGCGGCGAGGAGAGCGAGCGGGTGCGGGGTCTTGCGACCGGCGCCGACGATTACATCGTCAAGCCGTTCTCGGTGCCGGAGCTGCTGGCGCGCGTGAAAGGCCTGCTGCGGCGCGCAAGCCCCGAGCGGCTCGCCACCGTCCTTGCTTTTGGCGACATCGAACTCGACCGCGACAAGCGCCGCGTGGCGCGCTCGGGCCGGCCGATCGATCTCGGTCCGACCGAATATCGCCTGCTGGAGTTCTTCCTGGAGCACCCGGGACGGGTGTTCTCGCGCGAGCAACTGCTCGACAGCGTCTGGGGCCGCGACATCTATATCGACGAGCGCACCGTCGACGTGCATATCGGCCGCCTGCGCAAGCTGCTCAATCTCGGCCGCGAGCAGGACCCGATCCGCACCGTCCGCGGGGCCGGTTACGCGCTGGATGATCGGTTTGCGAAGGCGGAGCAGGTGTAG
- the phoU gene encoding phosphate signaling complex protein PhoU yields the protein MGSEHTAKAFDTDLQELTRLVAEMGGIAERMIVESVDALIRRDVPLGQRVVAIDTELDALQKRIEERAVLTIARRQPMAVDLREIVGAMRVATDLERIGDLAKNMGKRVAALETDFHPLKLFRGLEHMTDLVQQQVKSVLDAYAAHDLPAAMAVWKGDEEVDAICTSLFRELLTYMMEDPRNISFCIHLMFCAKNIERIGDHATNIAETVFYMIEGQAITDKRPKGDMTTFANTVPNT from the coding sequence ATGGGTTCTGAACATACCGCAAAGGCCTTCGACACCGACCTCCAGGAACTCACTCGCCTGGTCGCCGAGATGGGTGGCATCGCCGAACGCATGATCGTAGAGTCCGTCGACGCATTGATCCGCCGCGACGTCCCGCTCGGCCAGCGCGTCGTCGCCATCGACACCGAGCTCGACGCGCTGCAGAAGCGCATCGAGGAACGCGCGGTGCTCACCATCGCCCGGCGCCAGCCAATGGCGGTCGATCTGCGCGAGATCGTCGGCGCCATGCGCGTCGCGACCGATCTCGAGCGCATCGGCGACCTCGCCAAGAACATGGGCAAGCGCGTCGCGGCGCTGGAGACGGACTTCCATCCGCTCAAGCTGTTCCGCGGCCTCGAGCACATGACCGACCTCGTGCAGCAGCAGGTCAAGTCGGTGCTGGACGCTTATGCCGCGCATGATTTGCCGGCGGCGATGGCGGTGTGGAAGGGTGACGAGGAAGTCGACGCCATCTGCACCTCGCTGTTCCGCGAGCTCCTCACCTACATGATGGAGGATCCGCGCAACATCTCGTTCTGTATTCACCTGATGTTCTGCGCCAAGAACATCGAGCGGATCGGCGACCACGCCACCAACATCGCCGAGACCGTGTTCTACATGATCGAGGGTCAGGCGATCACCGACAAGCGACCGAAGGGCGACATGACGACCTTCGCCAACACGGTACCGAACACCTGA
- the pstB gene encoding phosphate ABC transporter ATP-binding protein PstB: protein MSDLSVSMSASGGLPHAAVLPEAPPKVTVRNLNFYYGEHHALKNINLTLGANRVTAFIGPSGCGKSTLLRIFNRMYDLYPGQRATGQLMLDQTNILDGKLDLNLLRARVGMVFQKPTPFPMTIYENIAFGIRLYEKISKSEMDGRVEKALRGGALWNEVKDKLNASGLSLSGGQQQRLCIARTVAVRPEVILFDEPCSALDPISTAKVEELIQELSEDYTIAIVTHNMQQAARVSDKTAFMYLGELIEFDDTSKIFTSPSDRRTQDYITGRFG from the coding sequence ATGAGTGATCTTTCCGTATCGATGAGCGCGTCAGGTGGACTGCCGCACGCGGCAGTGCTGCCGGAGGCGCCCCCCAAGGTGACCGTGCGCAACCTGAACTTCTATTACGGCGAGCACCATGCGCTGAAGAACATCAACCTGACGCTCGGCGCCAACCGTGTCACGGCGTTCATCGGTCCGTCAGGCTGCGGCAAGTCGACCCTGCTGCGCATCTTCAACCGGATGTACGACCTCTATCCCGGTCAGCGCGCCACCGGTCAGCTCATGCTCGACCAGACCAACATCCTCGACGGCAAGCTGGACCTCAATCTGCTGCGCGCCCGCGTCGGCATGGTGTTCCAGAAACCCACGCCGTTCCCGATGACGATCTACGAGAACATCGCGTTCGGCATCCGTCTTTATGAGAAGATATCGAAGTCCGAAATGGACGGGCGCGTCGAGAAGGCGCTGCGCGGCGGCGCGCTGTGGAACGAGGTCAAGGACAAGCTCAACGCCTCCGGCCTGTCGCTCTCCGGCGGCCAGCAGCAGCGCCTCTGCATCGCCCGCACCGTCGCGGTGCGGCCCGAGGTGATCCTGTTCGACGAACCCTGTTCGGCGCTCGACCCGATCTCGACCGCCAAGGTCGAGGAGCTGATCCAGGAGCTGTCCGAGGATTACACGATCGCGATCGTCACCCACAACATGCAGCAGGCGGCGCGCGTCTCCGACAAGACCGCCTTCATGTATCTCGGCGAGTTGATCGAGTTCGACGACACCAGCAAGATCTTCACGTCGCCGTCCGACCGGCGCACGCAGGATTACATCACCGGCCGGTTCGGCTAG
- the pstA gene encoding phosphate ABC transporter permease PstA: MNPIYSRRRRKDIVVRGLCIAATAFGVTWLALILITLLYNGLAGLNVQLFTENTPPPGSNEGGLLNAIVGSLIMTVIGVGIGAPLGMFAGTYLAEYGRNDRLTSVIRFINDILLSAPSIIIGLFIYGAVVVPMRGFSAIAGSLALAVIVIPVVLRTTEDMLLLVPNALREAASALGLPRSLVIKRIAYRAARSGLITGVLLATARVAGETAPLLFTALSNQFFSLGLNKTMANLPVTINNFVQSPYAYWKQLAWSGALLITLTVLALNIFARILGAERTAK, encoded by the coding sequence ATGAACCCGATCTACTCACGCCGCCGCCGCAAGGATATCGTCGTCCGCGGGCTCTGCATCGCCGCAACCGCCTTCGGTGTGACCTGGCTCGCGCTGATCCTGATCACGCTGCTCTACAACGGACTGGCGGGACTCAATGTCCAGCTGTTCACCGAGAACACGCCGCCACCGGGATCGAACGAGGGCGGCCTGCTCAACGCCATCGTCGGCTCGCTGATCATGACCGTGATCGGCGTCGGCATCGGCGCGCCGCTCGGCATGTTCGCCGGCACCTATCTCGCCGAATACGGCCGCAATGACCGGCTGACCTCGGTGATCCGCTTCATCAACGACATCCTGCTCTCGGCACCCTCGATCATCATCGGCCTGTTCATCTACGGCGCGGTGGTGGTGCCGATGCGCGGCTTCTCCGCGATCGCAGGCTCGCTCGCGCTCGCGGTCATCGTGATCCCGGTGGTGCTGCGCACGACCGAGGACATGCTGCTGCTGGTGCCGAACGCGTTGCGCGAGGCGGCCTCGGCGCTCGGCCTGCCGCGTTCGCTGGTGATCAAGCGGATCGCTTATCGCGCTGCCCGTTCGGGTCTCATCACGGGCGTGCTGCTCGCGACCGCTCGCGTCGCCGGTGAAACCGCGCCGCTGCTGTTCACCGCGCTGTCCAACCAGTTCTTCAGCCTCGGCCTAAACAAAACGATGGCGAACCTGCCGGTGACCATCAACAACTTCGTGCAGAGCCCCTATGCCTATTGGAAGCAGCTGGCCTGGAGCGGCGCGCTGCTCATCACCCTGACCGTTCTTGCCCTTAATATTTTCGCGCGCATCCTTGGCGCCGAGAGGACCGCAAAATGA
- the pstC gene encoding phosphate ABC transporter permease subunit PstC encodes MAVQSDVIDDAGPYDRAKALSAFKLGDVTFYWITRLSAISVLLILGGIILSLIVGAFPAMKEFGVSFLWTQRWAPSADPPVLGALGPMYGTLVTSFIAMLIAIPVGLGIAIFLTELCPQWLRRPIGMAIELLAGIPSIIYGMWGFFVLGPFLANTFQPFMIKIFDGVPVLGAIFAGPPSYLSLFNAALILAIMVLPFITSISVDVFKTVPPVLKEAAYGVGCTTWEVVRSVVIPYTRVGVIGGVMLALGRALGETMAVTFIIGNSFRISSSIFAPGTTISAAIASEFAESDGLHQSGLILLGLLLFVLTFFVLAAARLMLMRLEKKAGN; translated from the coding sequence ATGGCCGTTCAGAGCGATGTAATCGACGATGCCGGACCGTATGATCGCGCCAAGGCCTTGAGCGCGTTCAAGCTCGGGGACGTCACCTTCTACTGGATCACGCGGCTCTCCGCGATCTCGGTGCTTCTGATCCTCGGCGGCATTATCCTTTCGCTGATCGTCGGCGCCTTCCCGGCGATGAAGGAATTCGGGGTCTCGTTCCTGTGGACGCAGCGCTGGGCGCCGTCCGCCGATCCGCCCGTGCTCGGCGCGCTCGGGCCGATGTACGGCACGCTCGTCACCTCCTTCATCGCGATGCTGATCGCCATTCCCGTGGGTCTCGGCATTGCGATCTTCCTCACCGAACTCTGCCCGCAATGGCTGCGCCGCCCGATCGGCATGGCGATCGAGCTGCTCGCCGGCATCCCCTCGATCATCTACGGCATGTGGGGCTTCTTCGTGCTCGGCCCGTTCCTCGCCAACACGTTCCAGCCCTTCATGATCAAGATCTTCGATGGCGTGCCCGTGCTGGGCGCGATCTTCGCAGGTCCCCCGTCCTATCTCAGCCTGTTCAATGCCGCGCTGATCCTCGCCATCATGGTGCTGCCCTTCATCACCTCGATTTCGGTCGACGTGTTCAAGACGGTGCCTCCGGTGCTGAAGGAAGCCGCCTACGGCGTCGGCTGCACCACCTGGGAAGTCGTCCGCAGCGTGGTGATCCCCTACACCCGCGTCGGCGTCATCGGCGGCGTCATGCTGGCGCTGGGCCGCGCGCTCGGCGAGACCATGGCGGTGACCTTCATTATCGGCAACTCGTTCCGGATCTCGTCGTCGATCTTCGCGCCGGGCACCACGATCTCGGCGGCGATCGCATCCGAGTTCGCCGAGAGCGACGGCCTGCACCAGTCCGGCCTGATCCTGCTCGGCCTCCTGCTGTTCGTGCTGACCTTCTTCGTGCTCGCGGCGGCGCGGCTGATGCTGATGCGGCTGGAAAAGAAGGCGGGGAACTAG
- the pstS gene encoding phosphate ABC transporter substrate-binding protein PstS yields the protein MNFLKTLVAAGMVAASTTAAFAADITGAGATFPFPIYSKWADAYKKETGNGLNYQSIGSGGGIKQIQAKTVTFGASDAPLKAEQLEKDGLVQWPMVMGAIVPVVNIEGVKPGEMVFDGETLASIYLGKITKWDDAAIKKLNPNVKLPSEAITVVRRSDGSGTTFNFTNYLAKASADWKSKVGEGTAVEWPVGVGAKGNEGVSGNISQTKNSIGYVEYAYAKQNKLTYTGLVNKAGKPVQPTVEAFQAAAANADWAKAPGYYVILTDQPGEKSWPITAATFILMHKDATDKAASQEAIKFFRWAFKSGGKAAEELDYIPMPDPVVQLIEKTWAADIKS from the coding sequence ATGAATTTCCTCAAAACACTCGTCGCTGCTGGCATGGTCGCCGCATCGACGACGGCGGCCTTTGCTGCCGACATCACCGGTGCCGGTGCGACGTTCCCGTTCCCGATCTATTCCAAATGGGCCGATGCCTACAAGAAGGAGACCGGCAACGGTCTGAACTACCAGTCGATCGGCTCCGGCGGCGGCATCAAGCAGATCCAGGCCAAGACCGTTACCTTCGGCGCGAGCGACGCGCCGCTCAAGGCCGAGCAGCTCGAGAAGGACGGCCTCGTCCAGTGGCCGATGGTGATGGGTGCCATCGTTCCCGTGGTCAACATCGAGGGCGTGAAGCCCGGTGAGATGGTGTTCGACGGCGAGACGCTGGCCAGCATCTATCTCGGCAAGATCACCAAGTGGGACGACGCCGCGATCAAGAAGCTGAACCCGAACGTGAAGCTGCCCTCGGAGGCCATCACCGTGGTCCGCCGTTCGGACGGTTCGGGCACCACCTTCAACTTCACCAACTACCTCGCCAAGGCCAGCGCGGACTGGAAGAGCAAGGTCGGTGAGGGTACCGCCGTCGAGTGGCCGGTTGGCGTCGGCGCCAAGGGCAACGAAGGCGTGTCCGGCAACATCAGCCAGACCAAGAACTCGATCGGCTATGTCGAGTACGCCTATGCCAAGCAGAACAAGCTGACCTACACCGGTCTCGTCAACAAGGCCGGCAAGCCGGTGCAGCCCACCGTCGAAGCGTTCCAGGCGGCCGCCGCCAACGCCGACTGGGCCAAGGCTCCCGGCTACTACGTCATCCTGACCGACCAGCCCGGCGAGAAGTCCTGGCCGATCACGGCGGCGACCTTCATCCTCATGCACAAGGACGCCACCGACAAGGCGGCCTCGCAGGAAGCCATCAAGTTCTTCCGCTGGGCCTTCAAGAGCGGCGGCAAGGCGGCTGAAGAGCTCGACTACATCCCGATGCCGGATCCGGTCGTTCAGCTGATCGAGAAGACCTGGGCTGCCGACATCAAGAGCTAG
- a CDS encoding ATP-binding protein translates to MAIDAPSSPSSQPWSDRLRHSTVILIAAALALSVVVSLGELSALHAIAVFVCIAAAALIPWRLHDTAASREETRRVNPVESAAVAAVVAGMPDPAVLLDRAGRVIHLNAAAAQLAPALRRNELAQFALRSPEIITALRESIATTEPRRATYLDHVPVDRWMELTITPVPVPTTFGGADKCMLMTFHDQTPLRRVEEMRADFVANASHELRTPLAALSGFIDTLQGQAKDDPKARERFLGIMHNQATRMARLIDDLLSLSRVELSAHVRPDTLVDLLPIILQVADGLEPLARERQVEVETQLPETPVLIAGDREELLRLFENLIENALKYGASGGRVIVSLTSSSAPDGTQEIRVLVRDFGPGIAPEHLPRLTERFYRVDVGDSRSQGGTGLGLSLVKHILNRHRGRLLIESVPKQGATFAACFPQGKPAALS, encoded by the coding sequence ATGGCGATCGACGCCCCATCTTCTCCCTCCTCCCAGCCCTGGTCCGACCGGCTGCGGCACTCGACCGTCATCCTGATCGCCGCGGCGCTGGCACTGTCGGTGGTGGTCTCGCTGGGCGAATTGTCGGCACTGCATGCGATTGCGGTGTTCGTCTGCATCGCGGCCGCCGCGCTGATCCCGTGGCGCCTGCACGATACCGCCGCCTCGCGCGAAGAGACCCGCCGCGTCAACCCGGTCGAGAGCGCGGCAGTCGCCGCGGTGGTCGCCGGCATGCCAGATCCCGCGGTGCTGCTCGATCGCGCCGGCCGCGTCATCCATCTCAACGCTGCGGCCGCCCAGCTCGCGCCGGCGCTGCGCCGGAATGAGCTCGCCCAGTTCGCGCTGCGCTCGCCCGAGATCATCACGGCCCTGCGCGAGTCGATCGCGACCACCGAGCCGCGGCGCGCGACCTATCTCGACCATGTCCCGGTCGATCGCTGGATGGAGCTGACCATCACGCCGGTGCCGGTGCCGACCACCTTCGGCGGCGCCGACAAATGCATGCTGATGACCTTCCACGACCAGACGCCGCTGCGCCGGGTCGAGGAGATGCGGGCCGATTTCGTCGCCAATGCCAGTCACGAGCTGCGCACACCGCTGGCCGCGCTGTCCGGCTTCATCGACACGCTCCAGGGCCAGGCCAAGGACGATCCCAAGGCGCGCGAGCGCTTCCTCGGCATCATGCACAACCAGGCCACCCGGATGGCGCGTCTGATCGACGATCTGCTGTCGCTGTCGCGGGTGGAGCTGTCGGCCCATGTGCGGCCCGACACCCTGGTCGACCTGCTGCCGATCATCTTGCAGGTCGCCGACGGGCTCGAGCCGCTGGCCCGGGAACGCCAGGTCGAGGTCGAGACCCAGCTGCCTGAGACCCCGGTGCTGATCGCGGGCGACCGTGAGGAGCTGCTCCGCCTGTTCGAGAATTTGATCGAGAACGCGCTCAAATACGGCGCCTCGGGCGGTCGTGTCATCGTGTCGCTGACGTCCAGTTCCGCCCCTGATGGAACTCAGGAAATCCGGGTCTTGGTCCGGGATTTCGGCCCCGGCATCGCGCCGGAACATTTGCCGCGGCTGACGGAGCGGTTCTACCGGGTCGATGTCGGCGACAGCCGCTCGCAGGGCGGCACCGGCCTCGGATTATCGCTGGTGAAACATATTCTTAACCGCCATCGCGGCCGGCTTTTGATCGAAAGCGTGCCCAAGCAGGGCGCCACTTTCGCTGCCTGTTTCCCCCAGGGCAAGCCTGCGGCTCTGAGCTAA
- a CDS encoding lysylphosphatidylglycerol synthase domain-containing protein → MLEAIRRAMSFLRQKQILHKLGVVISVAVIGIACYVLYHMLRGIDVNEVLEAIKSTEPSQIAMAALFVAAGYFTLTFYDLFAVRAIGHPHVPYRINALAAFTSYSIGHNVGASVFTGGAVRYRIYSAYGLNAIDVAKICFLAGLTFWLGNAAVLGLGISYHPEAAASIDMLPPWLNRMLAMMIIVGLVAYVVWVWTQPRMVGRGPWTVMLPGGPLTLLQIAIGIIDLGFCALAMYVLVPDEPNLGFVVVAVIFVSATLLGFASHSPGGLGVFDAAMLVGLWQMDREELLGGMLLFRVLYYLSPFVISVILLTFREVIIGARSKRLQQAALKLDPGPAPEAAYVRKRSDSGA, encoded by the coding sequence ATGCTGGAAGCCATACGCAGGGCGATGTCGTTTCTGCGCCAGAAGCAAATCCTGCATAAGCTTGGAGTTGTGATCAGCGTCGCGGTCATCGGCATCGCTTGCTATGTGCTCTACCACATGCTGCGCGGCATCGATGTCAACGAAGTCCTCGAAGCGATCAAGAGCACCGAGCCGAGCCAGATTGCGATGGCGGCGCTGTTCGTCGCCGCGGGATATTTCACGCTGACCTTCTACGACCTGTTCGCCGTGCGCGCGATCGGCCACCCCCACGTGCCCTATCGGATCAACGCGCTCGCCGCCTTCACCAGCTATTCGATCGGCCACAATGTCGGCGCCAGCGTCTTCACCGGCGGCGCGGTGCGCTACCGCATCTATTCCGCCTACGGCCTGAACGCGATCGACGTCGCAAAAATCTGTTTCCTCGCCGGCCTGACCTTCTGGCTCGGTAATGCCGCGGTGCTGGGCCTCGGCATCTCCTATCATCCGGAGGCCGCGGCCTCGATCGACATGCTTCCGCCCTGGCTGAACCGGATGCTGGCGATGATGATCATCGTCGGACTGGTCGCTTACGTGGTCTGGGTCTGGACCCAGCCGCGGATGGTCGGCCGCGGGCCCTGGACCGTGATGCTGCCGGGCGGCCCGCTGACCCTGCTCCAGATCGCGATCGGCATCATTGATCTCGGCTTCTGCGCGCTCGCGATGTACGTGCTGGTCCCGGACGAGCCCAATCTCGGCTTCGTGGTGGTCGCGGTGATCTTCGTCTCGGCCACGCTGCTCGGCTTTGCCAGCCATTCGCCTGGAGGCCTTGGTGTGTTCGACGCGGCGATGCTGGTCGGGCTCTGGCAGATGGACCGGGAGGAGCTGCTGGGTGGGATGCTGCTGTTCCGCGTCCTCTATTATCTGTCCCCTTTCGTCATTTCTGTAATCTTGCTGACGTTTCGCGAAGTTATCATCGGCGCGCGATCGAAACGCCTGCAGCAGGCGGCGCTCAAGCTCGACCCCGGCCCCGCACCTGAAGCCGCTTACGTGAGAAAGCGCAGCGACAGCGGCGCCTGA
- a CDS encoding OmpA family protein yields the protein MQKLFRWASKWWPGLIPLAVMWGFAAWNNTLPVEADLSARSSAALKDTVLDKTRIAVDGRDVSLAAEAFSEEGRRDAVVAVETVPGVRLVDDRTRLVPEAKPFVWNAERDVVRVTLSGSAPLPSMKGRLTEAARKEVAGTEVADQMGLARGAPPRFEAAAMLLLDQIGKLKDGKITITDTKVTLSGMARDLGGREAVAAALKNLPEGFSIAANDVKAPPYVFQAYKDPVAATVTLTGYVPDNNVHAAIATSASRKFFNEKVVDNLKASVGAPGAFSPAVVAALGALSRLSTGTLVVSDREVKLSGDALYEGAANDIRAALGKDFPKNWQYKPEITVKPAAGPVDGTVCQQLFSELLAKAKIRFGAKRADIDPDSAGILDHLIETALRCPTTNIEVAGHTDADGEDSFNQALSEKRAQAVIDYLVKAGLPASRFTAVGYGSTQPVAGNDSEDAKAQNRRIEFLVR from the coding sequence ATGCAGAAGCTTTTCAGGTGGGCCAGCAAATGGTGGCCGGGGCTCATCCCCCTGGCGGTCATGTGGGGATTTGCGGCCTGGAACAACACTTTGCCGGTCGAGGCAGACCTTTCCGCCCGCAGCTCGGCGGCGCTAAAGGATACCGTTCTGGACAAGACCCGGATCGCGGTGGACGGCCGCGACGTCAGCCTGGCTGCGGAGGCCTTTTCCGAGGAGGGTCGCCGCGACGCTGTTGTGGCGGTCGAGACCGTGCCCGGCGTGCGCCTGGTCGACGACCGGACCCGCCTCGTTCCCGAGGCAAAGCCCTTCGTCTGGAACGCCGAACGCGACGTGGTGCGGGTGACGTTGTCAGGCTCCGCGCCCCTGCCGTCGATGAAGGGCCGCCTGACCGAGGCCGCCCGCAAGGAGGTTGCCGGTACCGAGGTGGCCGATCAGATGGGTTTGGCCCGCGGCGCACCGCCGCGGTTCGAGGCGGCTGCGATGCTGCTGCTCGACCAGATCGGCAAGCTCAAGGACGGCAAGATCACGATCACAGACACCAAAGTCACGCTGTCGGGCATGGCGCGCGATCTCGGCGGCCGCGAAGCCGTCGCAGCGGCGCTGAAAAACCTGCCCGAGGGCTTTTCGATCGCCGCCAACGACGTCAAGGCGCCGCCTTACGTCTTCCAGGCCTACAAGGATCCGGTGGCCGCGACGGTGACGCTGACCGGCTATGTTCCCGACAACAATGTCCACGCCGCCATCGCCACCAGCGCGTCGCGGAAATTCTTCAACGAAAAGGTCGTCGACAATCTCAAGGCCAGCGTTGGCGCGCCCGGTGCCTTCAGCCCCGCCGTGGTCGCAGCGCTCGGCGCGCTGTCGCGACTGTCGACCGGTACGCTCGTCGTGTCCGACCGCGAGGTGAAGCTGTCGGGCGATGCGCTCTATGAAGGTGCCGCCAACGACATCCGCGCAGCCCTTGGCAAGGACTTTCCGAAAAACTGGCAATACAAGCCGGAAATCACGGTGAAACCCGCAGCCGGCCCGGTCGACGGCACCGTGTGCCAGCAATTGTTCTCCGAGCTCTTGGCCAAGGCCAAGATTCGCTTCGGGGCGAAGCGCGCCGACATCGATCCGGATTCCGCCGGCATTCTCGATCATCTGATCGAGACGGCATTGCGATGTCCCACCACCAATATCGAGGTCGCCGGGCATACCGATGCCGACGGCGAGGATTCCTTCAACCAGGCACTCTCGGAGAAGCGCGCGCAGGCGGTGATCGACTATCTGGTCAAGGCCGGCCTGCCTGCCAGCCGCTTCACCGCGGTCGGCTACGGCAGCACGCAGCCCGTCGCCGGCAACGACAGCGAAGACGCCAAGGCGCAGAACCGCCGCATCGAATTTCTGGTGAGGTGA